From a single Arthrobacter sp. SLBN-112 genomic region:
- a CDS encoding carbohydrate ABC transporter permease, giving the protein MAGPEPGLHRDRPFSRRNLIRTVVGGYLPLLVATLVVFLPLLWMVLSSFKQSGEIVTTDLKILPESLNLENYRTAMTTVPFGQFFLNSTIVTLAGATIKVLLAILTAYALVFVRFPFRNFIFLLILVALMVPPQVSILPNFILIAGIGGKNTLWGIILPGLGTAFGTFLLRQHFRTLPASILESAEMDGAGHWRRLWQIVVPVSVPSIATVALVTIVTEWNDYIWPLIITDRPETMTLPVGLTLLQNNESNAAGWGVLMAGAVLVIVPILIIFAALQRYIVAGLTQGSVTG; this is encoded by the coding sequence ATCGCCGGGCCGGAGCCGGGCCTTCACCGAGACCGCCCCTTCTCGCGCCGCAACCTCATCCGCACCGTGGTGGGCGGCTACCTGCCGCTGCTCGTGGCCACCCTTGTGGTGTTCCTGCCCCTGCTGTGGATGGTCCTGAGCTCCTTCAAGCAGTCCGGCGAGATCGTCACCACGGACCTGAAAATCCTTCCGGAAAGCCTGAACCTGGAGAACTACCGGACCGCCATGACCACGGTGCCGTTTGGGCAGTTCTTCCTGAACAGCACCATCGTCACGCTGGCCGGGGCCACCATCAAGGTACTGCTGGCGATCCTGACGGCCTACGCTTTGGTGTTTGTCCGCTTCCCGTTCCGGAACTTCATCTTCCTGCTGATCCTGGTGGCCCTCATGGTGCCGCCGCAGGTGTCCATCCTGCCCAACTTCATCCTGATCGCGGGCATCGGCGGAAAGAACACCCTCTGGGGCATCATCCTCCCCGGCCTTGGCACCGCCTTCGGCACGTTCCTGCTGCGCCAGCACTTCCGCACCCTTCCCGCTTCCATCCTGGAATCGGCCGAGATGGACGGTGCCGGCCATTGGCGCCGTTTGTGGCAGATCGTGGTTCCCGTTTCGGTACCGTCCATCGCCACGGTGGCACTGGTGACCATCGTGACGGAATGGAATGACTACATCTGGCCCCTCATCATCACGGACCGCCCGGAAACCATGACCCTGCCCGTGGGGCTCACTCTGCTGCAGAACAACGAAAGCAATGCTGCCGGCTGGGGTGTCCTCATGGCCGGGGCAGTCCTGGTCATCGTCCCCATCCTGATCATCTTCGCGGCCCTGCAGCGCTACATCGTTGCGGGCCTCACCCAGGGCAGCGTGACCGGCTAA
- the rplO gene encoding 50S ribosomal protein L15, with amino-acid sequence MAENTADKAQAAEKQNALKVHHLRPAPGAKTAKTRVGRGEASKGKTAGRGTKGTAARYQVKAGFAGGQLPLHMRLPKLRGFKNPFRVEFQVVNLDKLSELFPEGGAVTVENLVEKGAVRKNQPVKVLGTGDITVKVDVTAHAFSASAAEKIAAAGGSTTAL; translated from the coding sequence ATGGCAGAGAACACTGCTGATAAGGCACAGGCTGCTGAGAAGCAGAACGCCCTGAAGGTTCACCACCTGCGTCCCGCTCCGGGTGCCAAGACCGCCAAGACCCGTGTTGGTCGTGGTGAGGCATCCAAGGGTAAGACCGCCGGTCGCGGTACCAAGGGTACTGCTGCCCGCTACCAGGTGAAGGCTGGCTTTGCCGGCGGCCAGCTGCCGCTGCACATGCGCCTGCCGAAGCTGCGTGGCTTCAAGAACCCGTTCCGGGTTGAGTTCCAGGTTGTAAACCTGGACAAGCTCAGCGAGCTGTTCCCGGAAGGTGGCGCAGTCACCGTGGAGAACCTGGTCGAAAAGGGTGCCGTTCGCAAGAACCAGCCCGTCAAGGTGCTGGGCACCGGCGACATCACCGTCAAGGTTGACGTCACCGCCCACGCATTCTCGGCCAGTGCCGCTGAAAAGATTGCTGCAGCAGGCGGAAGCACCACCGCCCTCTAA
- the rpmD gene encoding 50S ribosomal protein L30 — MAKNLVPSDAQLEITQIKSAIGGKQNQRDTLRSLGLKRIGHTVVRTADAVTVGMLNTVPHLVKVEEAK; from the coding sequence ATGGCTAAGAACCTGGTCCCCTCCGACGCCCAGTTGGAGATCACTCAGATCAAGTCCGCCATTGGCGGCAAGCAGAACCAGCGCGACACCCTGCGGTCCCTCGGCCTGAAGCGGATCGGACACACTGTTGTCCGCACCGCCGATGCCGTGACCGTTGGCATGCTCAACACGGTTCCGCACCTGGTAAAGGTAGAGGAGGCGAAGTAA
- a CDS encoding adenylate kinase produces the protein MLIIGPPGSGKGTQAERISERLGVVAISTGDIFRANVKGETPLGLEAKKYMDNGDFVPDSVTNKMVRDRLGESDVENGFLLDGYPRTTAQVDYLDEILADGDEKLDVVLQLTADDEELVHRLLGRAKETGRSDDNEAVIRHRLDLYHEQTEAVVAKYAERGILTQVDGIGPIDEVTNRVMQAIKAAQAA, from the coding sequence ATGCTGATTATTGGACCTCCCGGTTCCGGAAAAGGAACGCAGGCAGAGCGGATTTCAGAACGCCTCGGCGTTGTGGCCATCTCTACCGGCGACATCTTCCGGGCCAACGTGAAGGGTGAGACCCCGCTGGGCCTCGAGGCCAAGAAGTACATGGACAACGGGGACTTCGTTCCGGACAGCGTGACCAACAAGATGGTCCGCGACCGCCTGGGCGAGTCCGACGTCGAAAACGGCTTCCTGCTGGACGGCTACCCGCGCACCACCGCGCAGGTGGACTACCTTGACGAGATCCTCGCCGATGGCGACGAGAAGCTCGACGTGGTCCTGCAGCTGACCGCAGATGACGAGGAACTGGTTCACCGGCTGCTCGGCCGGGCCAAGGAAACGGGCCGGAGCGACGACAACGAAGCCGTCATCCGCCACCGCCTGGACCTCTACCACGAGCAGACCGAAGCCGTGGTGGCCAAGTATGCCGAGCGCGGCATCCTCACCCAGGTTGACGGGATCGGCCCCATCGACGAAGTCACCAACCGCGTGATGCAGGCCATCAAGGCCGCACAGGCAGCCTGA
- the rpsE gene encoding 30S ribosomal protein S5 — MTEANNEKDTVSADQKAPEAAAAETTAPAAEDRRGGARRGERGDRGQGRGDRGGRGGRDGGREAEKNQFVERVVTINRVSKVVKGGRRFSFTALVVVGDGNGMVGVGYGKAKEVPAAIAKGVEEAKKSFFRVPRVGNTIPHRVQGEAAAGVVMLRPASAGTGVIAGGPVRAVLECVGIHDILSKSLGSSNAINIVHATVDALKRLEEPAAVAARRGLPLDEIAPAALVKALLAPKAGV, encoded by the coding sequence GTGACCGAAGCAAACAACGAAAAGGACACTGTGTCTGCAGATCAGAAGGCCCCCGAGGCCGCCGCTGCTGAGACCACTGCCCCCGCTGCCGAGGACCGCCGTGGTGGCGCCCGTCGCGGCGAGCGTGGCGACCGCGGCCAGGGCCGCGGCGACCGCGGTGGCCGTGGCGGCCGCGACGGTGGCCGTGAAGCCGAGAAGAACCAGTTCGTAGAGCGCGTTGTCACCATCAACCGCGTTTCCAAGGTCGTCAAGGGTGGTCGTCGCTTCAGCTTCACCGCACTGGTCGTCGTTGGTGACGGTAACGGCATGGTCGGCGTGGGCTACGGCAAGGCCAAGGAAGTTCCCGCTGCTATCGCCAAGGGCGTTGAAGAGGCCAAGAAGTCCTTCTTCCGCGTTCCCCGCGTTGGCAACACCATCCCGCACCGCGTTCAGGGTGAAGCCGCTGCCGGCGTCGTAATGCTGCGTCCGGCTTCCGCCGGTACCGGTGTTATCGCCGGTGGTCCGGTCCGTGCAGTACTGGAGTGCGTGGGCATCCACGACATCCTCTCCAAGTCGCTCGGTTCCTCCAACGCCATCAACATCGTTCACGCGACCGTTGATGCCCTGAAGCGCCTCGAAGAGCCGGCAGCAGTGGCAGCACGCCGCGGCCTGCCGCTGGACGAGATCGCTCCGGCGGCGCTGGTGAAGGCCCTCCTGGCACCGAAGGCAGGTGTTTAG
- the secY gene encoding preprotein translocase subunit SecY, whose product MLSAFGRAFRTPDLRRKLLFTLGIITIFRLGAFIPSPGVNYQNVQQCLQNGQTAGGLYQLVNLFSGGALLQVSIFALGIMPYITASIIVQLLRVVIPRFQQLYEEGASGQSKLTQYTRYLTIALGLLNATTLVSLARSGQLLPGCQLPIIPDTSIITTILIIITLTAGTGLIMWMGELVTEKGVGNGMSLLIFTSIAAQFPTSLGAIWTSQGPGTFFIVLAVGLLTVALVVFVEQSQRRVPVQYAKRMIGRRTVGGTSTYIPIKVNMAGVIPVIFASSMLYLPGLIAQFNQPRNGESMQPWVEWINNNLTRGDHPIYMAVYFVLIVFFTYFYVAITFNPEEVSDNMKKYGGFIPGIRAGRPTADYLQYVLSRITLPGALYLGFVALIPLVALVLINANQNFPFGGTSILIMVGVGLETVKQIDAQLQQRHYEGLLR is encoded by the coding sequence TTGCTTAGCGCATTTGGCCGGGCCTTTCGCACGCCTGATCTGCGACGCAAGTTGTTGTTCACGCTGGGAATCATCACCATATTCCGCTTGGGTGCTTTCATTCCCTCGCCAGGTGTGAACTACCAGAATGTCCAGCAATGCTTGCAGAACGGTCAGACCGCCGGCGGGCTGTACCAGCTCGTTAACCTCTTCAGCGGCGGTGCTCTGCTCCAGGTGTCCATCTTCGCCCTGGGCATCATGCCCTACATCACGGCGAGCATCATCGTCCAGCTGCTCCGGGTGGTCATTCCCCGGTTCCAGCAGCTCTACGAAGAGGGAGCGTCGGGCCAGTCCAAGCTGACCCAGTACACCCGCTACCTCACCATTGCGCTGGGCCTGCTCAACGCCACCACCCTGGTATCGCTGGCCCGCTCAGGGCAGTTGCTTCCCGGCTGCCAGCTGCCGATCATCCCGGACACCAGCATCATCACCACCATCCTGATCATCATCACGCTGACGGCCGGCACCGGCCTGATCATGTGGATGGGCGAGCTCGTCACGGAGAAGGGCGTGGGCAACGGCATGTCGCTGCTCATCTTCACCTCCATCGCCGCACAGTTCCCCACCTCGCTGGGTGCCATCTGGACTTCGCAGGGTCCCGGGACGTTCTTCATCGTCCTGGCCGTGGGCCTGCTCACCGTGGCACTGGTGGTCTTCGTGGAGCAGTCGCAGCGGCGCGTTCCCGTCCAGTACGCCAAGCGGATGATCGGCCGGCGCACCGTGGGCGGCACCAGCACCTACATTCCCATCAAAGTGAACATGGCCGGCGTCATTCCGGTGATCTTCGCTTCCTCCATGCTCTACCTTCCCGGGCTGATCGCTCAGTTCAACCAGCCCCGGAACGGCGAGTCAATGCAACCGTGGGTTGAGTGGATCAACAACAACCTCACCCGCGGTGACCACCCGATCTACATGGCGGTTTACTTCGTCCTGATCGTGTTCTTCACCTACTTCTACGTCGCGATTACCTTCAACCCTGAAGAAGTCTCAGACAACATGAAGAAGTACGGCGGCTTCATTCCAGGTATCCGCGCCGGCAGGCCGACCGCTGATTACCTGCAGTACGTGCTCTCACGGATCACCCTGCCCGGCGCCCTCTACCTGGGCTTCGTGGCTCTGATCCCGCTGGTGGCACTGGTACTGATCAACGCGAACCAGAACTTCCCGTTCGGTGGCACCTCGATCCTGATCATGGTGGGCGTTGGTTTGGAGACCGTAAAGCAGATTGATGCGCAGCTACAACAACGTCACTACGAAGGGCTTTTGCGATGA
- a CDS encoding ABC transporter substrate-binding protein, whose product MTLHLDRRHFLGLAGVSASAAALAACGGPSTTGGGQATSQAAEIDFKDVKPAAKIDFWSSHPGQSQDVEKSLIEKFHAKNPDITVNLVTAGANYEEIAQKFQTAQAAKSGLPGVVVLSDVWWFRYYTNGSIIPVDGLIKQLDMRMDDFQQSLVNDYKYDNKQWALPYGRSTPLFYYNKDHFAAAGLPDRAPKTWDEFAEWAPKLKASSGAQYAYIYPALAGYAGWTLQNMLWGWGGGWSKEWDITCDSTESVAALQWAQDSIYKDKWAGVSSKEAADDFSAGLTSTTISSTGSLLGILKSAKFNVGVGFLPGGPKAQSNVCPTGGAGLGIPSGITKEEQLAAGKFLDFVTQPASTAEFSAATGYMPTRKSADMASVLAKTPQIKTAMDQLAVTKVQDNARVFLPGADQEMAKAAAKILTQQGDVKSTMTDLKNTLQSIYDRDVKPKLKS is encoded by the coding sequence ATGACACTGCACCTGGACCGGAGGCATTTCCTGGGCCTGGCAGGGGTATCCGCCTCTGCCGCCGCCCTTGCCGCATGCGGCGGACCATCCACAACCGGCGGCGGCCAAGCTACCTCCCAGGCGGCCGAGATCGACTTCAAGGACGTGAAGCCGGCGGCCAAGATCGACTTCTGGTCCAGCCACCCAGGCCAGTCGCAGGATGTGGAGAAAAGCCTGATCGAAAAATTCCACGCCAAGAACCCGGACATCACGGTCAACCTGGTTACCGCCGGAGCCAACTACGAGGAAATCGCCCAGAAGTTCCAGACCGCGCAGGCGGCAAAGTCGGGCCTGCCGGGCGTAGTGGTCCTGTCCGACGTCTGGTGGTTCCGCTACTACACCAACGGCAGCATCATTCCCGTGGATGGCCTGATCAAGCAGCTGGACATGAGGATGGACGATTTCCAGCAGTCGCTGGTGAACGACTACAAGTACGACAACAAGCAGTGGGCGCTGCCGTACGGCCGCTCAACGCCGCTGTTCTACTACAACAAGGACCATTTTGCGGCGGCCGGCCTTCCCGACCGGGCGCCGAAGACCTGGGATGAATTCGCTGAATGGGCGCCCAAGCTGAAGGCCAGCTCGGGCGCGCAGTACGCCTACATCTACCCCGCCCTCGCCGGGTACGCGGGCTGGACACTGCAGAACATGCTGTGGGGCTGGGGCGGCGGCTGGTCCAAGGAATGGGACATCACGTGCGACTCCACTGAGTCCGTGGCCGCGCTGCAGTGGGCGCAGGATTCGATCTATAAGGACAAGTGGGCCGGCGTCTCGTCCAAGGAAGCCGCGGATGACTTCTCTGCCGGCCTGACATCCACCACCATCTCCTCCACAGGTTCGCTGCTGGGAATCCTGAAGTCCGCCAAGTTCAACGTGGGCGTTGGTTTCCTGCCGGGCGGGCCCAAGGCGCAGTCAAACGTGTGCCCCACCGGCGGCGCCGGCCTGGGTATTCCCAGCGGCATCACCAAGGAAGAGCAGCTCGCGGCCGGAAAGTTCCTGGACTTCGTCACCCAGCCGGCGAGCACCGCGGAGTTCTCTGCGGCCACCGGCTACATGCCCACCCGCAAGTCCGCGGACATGGCGTCCGTCCTGGCCAAGACGCCGCAGATCAAGACCGCCATGGACCAGCTGGCCGTAACCAAGGTCCAGGACAACGCCCGGGTGTTCCTGCCCGGCGCCGACCAGGAAATGGCCAAGGCCGCCGCGAAGATCCTCACCCAACAGGGCGATGTGAAGTCCACCATGACGGACCTGAAGAACACGCTGCAGAGCATCTACGACCGCGACGTGAAGCCGAAGCTGAAGTCCTGA
- the map gene encoding type I methionyl aminopeptidase, whose amino-acid sequence MAFGQPRIEFKNNAQMRTMHEAGLVLSRALDAAVAAAVPGVTTKHLDDVFAAVLNEAGAKSNFLGYHGFPATICTSVNEEVVHGIPGSRVLQDGDIISIDGGAIVNGWHSDSARTVIVGTADPEDQRLSDVTQAAMWRGIAALATGTHVGDIGAAIDDYVSSVPGKPLGILEDYVGHGIGSEMHMAPDVLNYRTNHRGPRIKPGLCLAIEPMLVRGSIDTAVLDDDWTVVTTDGKRSCQWEHSVAVHEKGIWVLSAPDGGAEHLEPLGVTPVPIP is encoded by the coding sequence ATGGCCTTCGGCCAGCCCCGGATCGAATTCAAGAACAACGCCCAGATGCGCACCATGCACGAGGCCGGCCTGGTCCTCAGCCGTGCACTGGATGCCGCCGTTGCCGCAGCGGTGCCTGGGGTCACCACCAAGCACCTCGACGACGTCTTCGCCGCCGTCCTCAACGAGGCGGGCGCCAAGTCCAACTTCCTGGGTTACCACGGCTTCCCGGCCACCATCTGCACATCGGTTAACGAGGAAGTGGTGCACGGCATCCCCGGCAGCCGGGTGCTGCAGGACGGTGACATCATCTCCATCGACGGCGGAGCGATCGTCAACGGCTGGCATTCGGATTCCGCCCGCACGGTCATCGTGGGAACCGCGGATCCTGAGGACCAGCGGCTTTCCGATGTCACGCAGGCCGCCATGTGGCGGGGGATCGCGGCGCTGGCCACTGGCACGCATGTGGGTGACATCGGCGCCGCCATCGACGACTACGTTTCGTCCGTTCCGGGCAAACCGCTGGGCATCCTGGAGGACTACGTGGGCCACGGCATCGGCTCCGAGATGCACATGGCACCGGACGTGTTGAATTACCGCACCAACCACCGCGGTCCCAGGATCAAGCCGGGCCTGTGCCTTGCCATTGAGCCCATGCTGGTGCGGGGCAGCATTGACACCGCAGTCTTGGACGACGACTGGACCGTGGTCACCACCGACGGCAAGCGCTCCTGCCAGTGGGAGCACTCGGTGGCCGTCCACGAAAAGGGCATCTGGGTGCTTTCAGCGCCCGACGGCGGCGCGGAGCACCTGGAGCCCCTCGGCGTCACCCCGGTGCCGATTCCGTAA
- the rplR gene encoding 50S ribosomal protein L18 produces MAISINKKRTNKSKAAARSRRQLRIRKRISGTAVRPRLVVNRSARHVFVQVVDDSIGQTVASASTLEADLRAFDGDKTAKAKRVGELVAERAKAAGVEAVVFDRGGNKYHGRIAAVADGAREGGLSL; encoded by the coding sequence ATGGCCATCTCCATTAACAAGAAGCGTACGAACAAGAGCAAGGCTGCTGCCCGCAGCCGCCGCCAGCTTCGTATCCGCAAGCGCATTTCCGGTACGGCTGTCCGCCCCCGCCTGGTGGTCAACCGCTCCGCACGCCACGTATTTGTCCAGGTTGTCGATGACAGCATTGGCCAGACCGTAGCAAGCGCATCCACCCTGGAAGCCGACCTTCGTGCATTCGACGGTGACAAGACTGCCAAGGCCAAGCGCGTTGGCGAGCTCGTTGCCGAACGTGCCAAGGCTGCCGGCGTCGAGGCTGTCGTGTTCGACCGTGGTGGCAACAAGTACCACGGCCGCATTGCCGCCGTCGCCGACGGTGCACGCGAAGGTGGGCTGTCACTGTGA
- a CDS encoding P1 family peptidase, with protein MGSITDVPGIRVGHVQRDSGGWLTGVTVVLPPPGTVGSVDVQGGGPATHETDALDPTTLVSTVDAVVLTGGSAYGLASAAGAQRWCEGNGRGFSVPGGVVPIVPAAAIFDLGRGGDFTARPTPDMGYAATAAAAAQKEGHDVGRGNVGAGTGALLGRTYKGGVGTASITLEKGVVVGALAIVNALGLPTVEHSLLTESAVGPPLNTTLVVVATNAVLDVAECKRTASASHAGIARALNPSHTLADGDTVFCLATGGVALDRSDEAARQLSLITLQSAAADVVRSAILDGVASAEGVSTPAGEYGAYRTP; from the coding sequence ATGGGAAGCATCACCGACGTTCCGGGCATCCGGGTAGGCCATGTCCAAAGGGACAGCGGGGGATGGCTGACCGGCGTCACTGTAGTCCTGCCGCCCCCGGGCACTGTGGGTTCGGTGGATGTCCAGGGAGGCGGGCCGGCCACCCACGAAACGGACGCCCTTGACCCCACCACCCTGGTCAGCACGGTGGACGCCGTAGTCCTCACCGGCGGCAGCGCCTACGGGCTGGCGTCCGCTGCCGGCGCCCAGCGCTGGTGCGAGGGCAACGGCAGGGGTTTCTCCGTTCCCGGCGGCGTCGTGCCCATCGTTCCCGCCGCCGCCATCTTCGACCTGGGCAGGGGCGGCGACTTCACAGCACGTCCGACGCCGGACATGGGCTACGCGGCAACGGCCGCCGCGGCGGCACAAAAGGAAGGGCACGACGTCGGACGCGGCAACGTCGGTGCGGGAACCGGGGCACTCCTTGGCAGGACCTATAAAGGCGGCGTCGGGACGGCTTCCATCACGCTCGAGAAGGGGGTGGTTGTCGGAGCCTTGGCCATAGTCAACGCACTAGGGCTGCCGACGGTAGAGCACTCTCTGCTCACGGAGTCAGCAGTTGGACCGCCCCTCAACACCACCCTTGTCGTCGTCGCCACCAACGCTGTCCTGGATGTTGCCGAATGCAAGCGGACTGCCTCTGCTTCCCACGCCGGAATTGCCCGGGCACTGAATCCTTCCCACACCCTGGCTGACGGGGACACCGTTTTCTGCCTGGCAACTGGTGGTGTGGCACTGGACCGCAGCGACGAAGCAGCCCGGCAGCTCAGCCTGATTACGCTGCAGAGTGCGGCAGCCGACGTCGTCCGTTCAGCCATCCTGGACGGGGTGGCCAGTGCTGAGGGCGTCAGCACTCCAGCGGGCGAATATGGTGCGTACCGCACCCCGTAG
- a CDS encoding carbohydrate ABC transporter permease: MTRQLAPHPAAKPKRPPGRSAKVPKRRWTARTRRDFFVFLAMALPNLVLIAVFTYRPLFSNMYYSTLDWTLGSPTATVVGFANYVTFFSSNDAPKVLGTTAVFTLVTVGGSMVLGLLVALALNAKIRGTTFARSAVFAPYVLSGVGVGLVWLFIFDPGYGVLAWLLRGIGQQSPQWINDPQLSLVMVILVYVWKNLGYCAVVYLAGLQSLPQDVMEAASLDGANGFRRFTSISLPLLSPTTFFLLITTMLSSLQAFDLIRIMTPLGTGTSTLIYEAYLQAFGAYNRAGYSAAISVVLFAILLVITVLQLRFVERKVHYS, encoded by the coding sequence ATGACCCGTCAACTCGCCCCGCACCCAGCCGCCAAACCCAAGAGGCCTCCGGGCCGCTCGGCGAAAGTCCCAAAGCGGCGGTGGACCGCGAGGACCCGGCGGGACTTCTTCGTTTTCCTCGCCATGGCGCTGCCCAACCTGGTGCTGATCGCCGTCTTCACCTACCGTCCGTTGTTCAGCAACATGTATTACTCCACGCTGGACTGGACCCTGGGCTCCCCCACCGCAACGGTGGTTGGCTTCGCCAACTACGTCACCTTCTTCAGCAGCAATGACGCGCCGAAAGTCCTGGGGACCACCGCGGTGTTCACGCTGGTTACGGTGGGTGGTTCCATGGTTTTGGGCCTGCTGGTGGCGCTGGCCCTGAACGCGAAGATCCGTGGCACCACGTTCGCCCGTTCAGCCGTCTTTGCACCGTACGTCCTCTCCGGCGTCGGCGTTGGCCTGGTCTGGCTGTTCATCTTCGACCCCGGCTACGGCGTCCTGGCCTGGCTGCTGCGCGGCATCGGGCAGCAGAGCCCGCAGTGGATCAACGACCCCCAGCTCTCGCTGGTCATGGTGATCCTGGTGTACGTCTGGAAGAACCTGGGCTACTGCGCCGTGGTGTATCTCGCCGGGCTCCAGTCCCTTCCGCAGGATGTCATGGAGGCCGCATCCCTCGACGGCGCCAACGGATTCCGCCGTTTCACCAGCATCTCGCTGCCGCTGCTGTCCCCCACCACGTTCTTCCTCCTGATCACCACCATGCTCAGTTCCCTGCAGGCCTTCGACCTCATCCGGATCATGACACCCCTGGGCACCGGCACCAGCACCCTGATCTATGAGGCCTACCTGCAGGCCTTCGGCGCTTACAACAGGGCAGGCTACTCGGCAGCCATTTCCGTGGTCCTGTTCGCCATCCTCCTGGTGATCACCGTGCTTCAGTTGCGGTTCGTGGAACGAAAGGTGCATTACTCGTGA
- the rplF gene encoding 50S ribosomal protein L6 produces MSRIGRLPITVPAGVEVKVDGSVVSVKGSKGELSHTVASPIEVALDENTLTVSRPNDERASRSLHGLTRTLIANMIQGVTAGYEKKLEIVGTGYRVQAKGSDLEFALGFSHPVSVAAPAGITFAVEGPTKLSVSGINKQQVGEVAANIRKLRKPDPYKGKGIRYAGEVIRRKVGKAGK; encoded by the coding sequence ATGTCACGTATTGGACGTCTCCCCATCACCGTTCCTGCCGGCGTTGAGGTCAAGGTTGACGGCTCTGTCGTCAGCGTCAAGGGTTCCAAGGGCGAGCTGAGCCACACTGTGGCCAGCCCGATCGAGGTTGCCCTGGACGAGAACACCCTGACCGTCAGCCGCCCGAACGACGAGCGCGCCTCCCGTTCACTCCACGGCCTGACCCGCACCCTGATCGCCAACATGATCCAGGGCGTCACCGCAGGCTACGAGAAGAAGCTTGAAATCGTTGGTACCGGTTACCGCGTTCAGGCCAAGGGATCTGACCTTGAGTTCGCTCTCGGCTTCAGCCACCCGGTCAGCGTTGCAGCTCCGGCCGGCATCACCTTTGCAGTAGAGGGACCGACCAAGCTCTCTGTCTCAGGTATCAATAAGCAGCAGGTCGGCGAAGTTGCTGCCAACATTCGTAAGCTGCGGAAGCCTGACCCGTACAAGGGCAAGGGCATCCGTTACGCCGGCGAAGTCATCCGCCGCAAGGTCGGAAAGGCTGGTAAGTAA